The sequence GCAGGTCCGTGTCGACGGTGGCGAGTGGCAGGACGCCGAGCTCGGCCCCACCGCCGGCGAGATCTACTGGCGCCAGTGGTTCTTCCGCTGGGAGGCCGACTCCGGTTCGCACCGGATCGCGGCCCGGACGCTCACCGGCGACGGCGCCACCCAGACCGCCGAGCGCGCCGAGCCGTTCCCGAGCGGGTCGAGCGGGATCCACGAGTTCATCGTGAACGTCGCCTGATCCACCGTGTTGGTCGCCGGAGCGCCGGGAGCGAGGGGCCTTGACACGGCCTCGCTGGCGCTCGGCCGGCTCGACCACCAAGGCCAGGCTCCGCTCACCACCTGCGCCAGGCCCGGCTCGACCACCAGGGCCAGGCCCGGCTCGACTGCCGGGGCCAGCAGGGCTCGACCACCAAGGCCAAGCAGGGCCCCACGAACCCGGGTTCTCGGGAAACCCGGAAAAAAGTTCCCGATCCACCCATCCGGGGCCGACCCGGCTCCGAATGCCTTACATCAGCACCCAAACACGGAAGGCAAGCTGACATGAAGCTCAAGCAACTGCGTCGCACCACCGGCATCCTCGGGGCGGGCGTCATCCTGTCGCTCTCCCTCGTGGCCTGCGGCGACGACGCCGAGACGACCGACGAGTCCAGCGCCGACGAGACCACGAGCGAGGCCGCCGAGGAGACCGAGGAGGCCAGCGCCCAGGACCAGACCTTCGGCGACGCCTGCTCGGCCGTCCCGACCGACGGCCCCGGCTCCTTCGACGGCATGGTCCAGGACCCCGTGGCCACCGCCGCGAGCAACAACCCGATCCTCAGCACGCTGGTCACCGCCGTGACCTCCGTCGAGGGCCTGCCCGACACGCTCAACAGCGCGCCGGAGCTGACGGTGTTCGCGCCGTTCAACGACGCGTTCGCCGAGATCCCCGAGGAGGACCTCAACGGTCTGGTCCAGGAGGCCCAGAACAAGGGCCAGGACAGCCAGCTGTACTCGATCCTCGCGCACCACGTGGTCGGCGCGAACCTCGAGACCGGTGACGTCGCGGGCGAGCAGGACACCCTGGCCGGCGACACCCTGACCGTCGAGGGCGACGAGTCGGGCATGACCGTCTCCGACGGCACCGTCACCGCGAACGTGCTGTGCGGCAACATCCCGACCGCGAACGCCACGGTCTACGTGATCGACAAGGTCATGACCGGCGTCCAGCAGTGATCCCGGGGTAGCCCACACACACCCCAAGGGGTAAGGATTTCCTCCATGGATCCCCGAAACCCGGACTCGGCCGGCGTTCCCACCCAGGGTGCGCCGGCCGAGTCAGGCGGACCGAAGGACGCGATCGCCGAGCAGCTGAGGCTCTCGGCGCGAGGCGACCGCGATGCCTTCGCCGACCTGTACGACGCCACCGCCCGCCGCATCCACGGTCTGGTGGTGCGCGTCGTCCGGGACCGGACCCAGGCCGAGGAAGTCACCCAAGAGGTCTACCTGGAGATCTGGCGCACCGCCGGACGCTTCGATCCCGACCGCAGCAGCGGCATCGCGTGGCTGATGACCATCGCGCACCGCAAGGCGGTCGACCGGGTCCGGAGCGCGGAGGCGTCCAGCACCAGGGACACGACCTACCATCGACAGAACCACGTGGTGGACCACGACGTCACCGCCGAGACCGTCGAGGCCTCCCTGGAGGCGCGGCGGGTGCGGGCGGCACTGGACCACCTCACCGACGTACAACGCGAGGCCATCGATCTGGCGTACTTCGGTGGCTACACCCACACCGAGGTGGCCTCGCT comes from Nocardioides panacisoli and encodes:
- a CDS encoding fasciclin domain-containing protein codes for the protein MKLKQLRRTTGILGAGVILSLSLVACGDDAETTDESSADETTSEAAEETEEASAQDQTFGDACSAVPTDGPGSFDGMVQDPVATAASNNPILSTLVTAVTSVEGLPDTLNSAPELTVFAPFNDAFAEIPEEDLNGLVQEAQNKGQDSQLYSILAHHVVGANLETGDVAGEQDTLAGDTLTVEGDESGMTVSDGTVTANVLCGNIPTANATVYVIDKVMTGVQQ
- the sigK gene encoding ECF RNA polymerase sigma factor SigK, which codes for MDPRNPDSAGVPTQGAPAESGGPKDAIAEQLRLSARGDRDAFADLYDATARRIHGLVVRVVRDRTQAEEVTQEVYLEIWRTAGRFDPDRSSGIAWLMTIAHRKAVDRVRSAEASSTRDTTYHRQNHVVDHDVTAETVEASLEARRVRAALDHLTDVQREAIDLAYFGGYTHTEVASLLDLPVGTAKTRIRDGLIRLRDTIGVGR